A stretch of the Streptomyces sp. NBC_00078 genome encodes the following:
- a CDS encoding polysaccharide deacetylase family protein, with translation MTEAPVPILMYHSVATAPNDATRALSVAPEAFAEQMALIGDRGLNPVTTADLAASWRSGRALPVRPVLITFDDGYEGVHRHALPVLAKHGFASTLFVSTGWIKGAHDTGGGLDTMLDWTQVRELAAADVEIGGHSHTHPQLDQLDDDTLRHELIHCKEIVAGELGAVPASFAYPYGYSSRRVREAVRATGYAQALAVGNGLARRRQGPYAVQRVTVRRSTGIEEFGRLVEGRSIARDFARDRALTKGYAMVRRARQVRRKAIRSRV, from the coding sequence ATGACTGAAGCGCCCGTGCCGATCCTCATGTACCACTCGGTCGCGACCGCTCCGAACGACGCCACGCGCGCGCTGTCCGTGGCACCCGAGGCGTTCGCCGAGCAGATGGCGCTCATCGGCGACCGGGGCCTCAACCCGGTCACCACGGCTGATCTGGCGGCGAGTTGGCGCTCGGGCCGCGCGCTGCCGGTGCGCCCGGTCCTGATCACCTTCGACGACGGCTACGAGGGCGTGCACCGGCACGCACTGCCCGTGCTCGCCAAGCACGGCTTCGCGTCCACGCTGTTCGTCTCCACCGGCTGGATCAAGGGCGCCCACGACACCGGAGGCGGCCTCGACACCATGCTCGACTGGACACAGGTGCGCGAACTGGCCGCCGCGGACGTCGAGATCGGCGGGCACAGCCACACCCACCCGCAGCTCGACCAGCTCGACGACGACACCCTGCGGCACGAGCTGATCCACTGCAAGGAGATCGTCGCCGGCGAACTGGGCGCCGTCCCGGCCTCGTTCGCCTACCCGTACGGCTACTCCAGCCGCCGGGTGCGCGAAGCGGTGCGGGCCACGGGCTACGCCCAGGCGCTCGCGGTCGGCAACGGCCTCGCGCGCCGCCGCCAGGGCCCGTACGCCGTGCAGCGCGTGACCGTCCGCCGCAGCACCGGCATCGAGGAGTTCGGGCGGCTGGTCGAGGGCCGTTCGATCGCCCGTGACTTCGCCAGGGACCGTGCCCTCACCAAGGGGTACGCGATGGTCCGCAGAGCACGACAGGTCCGCCGGAAGGCCATCCGTTCCCGTGTCTGA